From a single Loigolactobacillus coryniformis subsp. coryniformis KCTC 3167 = DSM 20001 genomic region:
- a CDS encoding cobalt-precorrin-8 methylmutase: MAEYITTPNLITEKSFRMIHEEIAATRPDYKFNDPVEKAIITRAIHTTADFEYLDSLTFTHDVIRQIKDVMTQGGTIYTDTHMALSGINKRKLDELGCHYHCYVSDPEIFTYAKAHDITRSMASIEVAAQGDTKKLFVVGNAPTALYKILEMQAAGQLHADAVIGVPVGFVEAKESKEALFESDIPAIVAHGRKGGSNLAAALTNAVLYNLDQIAGD, from the coding sequence TTGGCAGAATATATTACGACACCTAACTTAATTACCGAAAAAAGTTTTCGGATGATCCATGAAGAAATCGCGGCAACCCGCCCCGATTATAAATTTAATGATCCTGTAGAAAAAGCGATCATTACACGGGCAATACATACGACTGCTGACTTTGAGTACCTTGACAGTTTAACTTTTACCCATGACGTGATCCGGCAAATCAAAGACGTGATGACCCAAGGTGGCACAATTTATACCGACACACACATGGCCTTGTCAGGAATTAATAAGCGAAAATTAGATGAACTAGGTTGCCACTATCATTGCTACGTCAGTGATCCAGAGATTTTCACTTACGCTAAGGCCCACGATATTACCCGGTCAATGGCTAGTATTGAAGTGGCCGCGCAAGGCGATACTAAAAAGTTATTCGTGGTTGGTAACGCACCGACTGCCTTGTATAAAATTCTGGAAATGCAGGCAGCGGGTCAACTACACGCTGACGCGGTGATTGGCGTACCAGTGGGCTTCGTTGAGGCCAAGGAAAGTAAGGAAGCTTTGTTTGAAAGTGATATTCCGGCAATTGTTGCCCATGGACGTAAGGGTGGCAGTAACTTAGCGGCGGCGTTGACTAATGCGGTTTTATACAATTTAGATCAGATTGCTGGTGATTAA
- the cbiD gene encoding cobalt-precorrin-5B (C(1))-methyltransferase CbiD, which produces MAKEEDYVYYNGRALRKGFTTGTTATAAAVAATKALLDQTAQDTVRVTAANGQQVDFEIKECHFDEHEASIAIQKDGGDDQDATDGMLIYATVTLRDDDQIVLDGGKGVGRVTQAGLANPVGMAAINPTPRKMIKQSVRATLGPDRGANVIISAPEGEKVAKLTYNPKLGIVGGISILGTSGIVTPMSEESWKHSITIEMNIHRKRGDKDLILTPGNYGEDFLKDQMHIPVTKQVQMSNFVGYVLHEVQRLEFEKLLIVGDLGKLIKVSAGIFSTHSKDADARAEIMVANLALMGAPTELLQKVYKCLTTISMIEVINAAGYQGVYQMIVDKIKLRADKLLAHRKPHVDIDVVIFSNKTGFLAATKPLAEIEGQWQ; this is translated from the coding sequence TTGGCTAAAGAAGAAGATTACGTTTATTACAATGGTCGAGCATTGCGCAAAGGTTTTACCACCGGGACTACAGCAACTGCAGCCGCCGTGGCGGCAACCAAAGCGTTACTTGATCAAACCGCACAGGATACCGTGCGGGTGACCGCCGCTAATGGTCAACAAGTTGATTTTGAAATTAAGGAATGTCACTTTGATGAACACGAAGCCAGCATCGCGATCCAAAAAGATGGTGGTGATGATCAAGATGCCACTGATGGCATGCTGATCTACGCCACCGTGACGTTGCGGGATGATGATCAGATCGTGCTTGATGGCGGGAAAGGTGTCGGCCGCGTGACTCAAGCCGGTCTAGCCAATCCGGTGGGCATGGCGGCGATCAACCCAACGCCACGGAAAATGATCAAGCAAAGCGTTCGCGCAACGTTAGGGCCTGACCGCGGCGCTAATGTGATCATTTCCGCGCCAGAAGGTGAAAAGGTCGCGAAGCTGACTTACAATCCTAAATTAGGCATTGTCGGCGGCATTTCGATCCTCGGCACCAGCGGTATCGTCACGCCAATGTCAGAAGAAAGCTGGAAACATTCGATCACCATCGAAATGAATATTCACCGCAAACGCGGCGACAAGGATTTGATTTTAACGCCGGGTAATTATGGTGAAGATTTTCTGAAAGATCAAATGCACATTCCAGTTACGAAGCAGGTCCAAATGAGTAACTTTGTCGGCTATGTACTACATGAAGTGCAGCGGTTGGAATTTGAAAAGTTATTGATCGTCGGTGATCTAGGTAAGCTGATCAAAGTTTCGGCTGGTATTTTTTCGACCCATAGTAAGGACGCCGATGCGCGGGCTGAGATCATGGTGGCTAATTTGGCTTTAATGGGCGCACCAACTGAATTATTGCAAAAGGTTTATAAGTGCCTGACCACGATCTCGATGATCGAAGTGATCAACGCGGCCGGTTATCAAGGCGTGTACCAAATGATCGTTGATAAGATCAAATTGCGGGCAGACAAATTATTAGCTCACCGTAAGCCACACGTTGATATTGACGTGGTGATCTTTTCCAATAAAACCGGCTTTTTGGCGGCGACTAAGCCGTTGGCTGAAATTGAGGGGCAATGGCAATGA
- a CDS encoding cobalt-precorrin-7 (C(5))-methyltransferase, producing the protein MINIVGIGPGAAKLMVAEVATVVARAEVVVGSQRQLALFDLPAAKRYVLPKLSELKVFLQNNQQREIAVLASGDPLLYGIGNWALHQFPREQIHIVPGISAIQYCFHQIGLPMNDSYLTSSHGRVPDFDFLLQHQTVAMVTDTQIGPYQIAQEVLQRGQQRLMYIGEMLSYPEEKITCLPADQVVKREYALNVVVITNA; encoded by the coding sequence ATGATCAATATCGTGGGGATCGGCCCCGGTGCGGCTAAATTAATGGTGGCGGAAGTGGCAACGGTGGTCGCACGGGCTGAGGTGGTCGTTGGTAGCCAGCGCCAATTAGCCTTGTTTGATCTACCAGCCGCAAAACGCTATGTCTTACCTAAATTAAGTGAATTAAAAGTATTTTTGCAAAATAATCAGCAACGGGAGATCGCGGTGTTAGCTTCTGGTGATCCATTACTTTATGGCATCGGCAATTGGGCGCTGCATCAATTTCCCCGTGAACAGATCCATATCGTACCCGGAATCAGCGCAATCCAATATTGTTTCCATCAGATCGGTTTGCCAATGAATGATAGCTATTTGACCAGCAGTCATGGCCGGGTGCCGGATTTTGATTTTCTATTACAACATCAAACGGTGGCCATGGTTACCGATACGCAAATCGGGCCGTACCAAATTGCCCAAGAAGTTTTACAACGTGGTCAGCAGCGGCTAATGTATATTGGCGAAATGCTCAGCTATCCCGAAGAAAAAATAACTTGCTTACCGGCGGATCAAGTCGTTAAGCGCGAATATGCCTTGAATGTGGTGGTGATCACGAATGCGTGA
- a CDS encoding decarboxylating cobalt-precorrin-6B (C(15))-methyltransferase: MRDEEFLRSKVPMTKAEVRAISITALQLSDKHTLLDVGAGTGSISVQAAHDFPQLQVTAIEQKPAAIAIMQQNIEKFQLTNVELINGAAPTAIPQQTYDAIFVGGSGQQLAGIVDFAAAQLTTGGQLVLNFILFENALVAYQLVEQAGFKQVEMIRAEISKWHALGPGHYFKPQNPTMILTATK; this comes from the coding sequence ATGCGTGATGAAGAATTTTTACGGAGTAAAGTACCGATGACCAAAGCCGAAGTACGCGCGATCAGTATTACGGCGTTACAACTAAGTGACAAACACACGTTGCTCGACGTTGGCGCTGGTACTGGTAGTATCAGCGTGCAAGCGGCCCATGATTTCCCACAGTTGCAAGTGACGGCGATCGAACAAAAGCCAGCCGCCATTGCGATCATGCAACAAAATATTGAAAAATTTCAGTTGACTAACGTTGAGTTGATCAACGGTGCCGCACCGACGGCCATTCCGCAACAGACTTACGACGCTATTTTTGTTGGTGGCAGTGGGCAGCAGTTGGCGGGGATCGTTGATTTTGCTGCGGCCCAGCTGACTACTGGTGGGCAACTGGTGCTGAATTTCATTTTATTCGAAAATGCCTTGGTGGCTTATCAATTAGTTGAGCAGGCCGGGTTTAAGCAGGTCGAAATGATTCGCGCGGAGATCTCTAAATGGCACGCCTTGGGCCCAGGTCATTATTTTAAGCCCCAGAATCCGACGATGATCCTCACCGCGACTAAGTAA
- a CDS encoding cobalt-precorrin-4 methyltransferase: MAIVSFVGAGPGDKELITLKGYRLLAAADVVIYAGSLINLDLLDYCKPDAEKFNSAGMTLGEIVEQMAKAVKADKNVVRLQTGDFSIYGSIREQIEELKKRDIQYDCIPGVSSFLGAASSLGVEYTVPEVSQSVIITRMAGRTPVPDRESLQSFAAHQTSMVIFLSVQGMRKVVKELIAGGYPETTPATVIYKATWPDEQSVSGTLADIAGKVKDAGIRKTALIMVGEFLGEQYHYSHLYDAHFTHEYRKASEK; the protein is encoded by the coding sequence ATGGCAATTGTAAGTTTTGTTGGCGCCGGTCCTGGCGATAAAGAATTGATCACGTTGAAAGGGTACCGTTTGTTGGCGGCGGCCGACGTTGTGATCTACGCTGGTTCGCTGATCAATTTAGATTTATTGGATTACTGCAAGCCGGACGCTGAAAAGTTCAATAGCGCTGGCATGACTTTAGGCGAGATCGTTGAGCAAATGGCAAAAGCAGTTAAGGCTGATAAAAATGTGGTCCGGCTACAAACCGGCGATTTTTCGATCTACGGGTCGATTCGTGAACAAATCGAAGAACTGAAAAAGCGCGACATTCAGTATGACTGCATTCCTGGTGTTAGCTCATTCTTAGGTGCGGCTTCCAGCCTAGGCGTGGAATATACCGTGCCCGAAGTCTCCCAAAGTGTGATCATTACCCGGATGGCTGGCCGGACGCCAGTTCCTGATCGTGAATCGTTGCAATCATTTGCTGCGCACCAAACCTCGATGGTGATCTTCTTATCCGTGCAGGGCATGCGTAAGGTGGTCAAAGAATTGATTGCTGGTGGCTATCCTGAAACCACACCAGCAACGGTTATTTACAAAGCCACTTGGCCGGATGAACAAAGTGTTTCTGGGACTTTGGCCGATATTGCTGGCAAAGTTAAGGACGCTGGTATCCGGAAGACGGCCTTGATCATGGTCGGCGAATTCTTAGGCGAGCAGTACCATTATTCGCATTTGTACGATGCCCATTTCACCCATGAATACCGCAAGGCCAGCGAAAAATGA
- a CDS encoding cobalt-precorrin 5A hydrolase, whose product MKQRFAIVTVTATGQKLAQQIAAVWPQPVTIYAPAKIALAPTQSIARGEFSTVLQRLFKQVDCLICIMASGIVVRTLAPVIEDKTTDPAVLVLDEQGQHVISLLSGHIGGANQWTNELATLLVADPVVTTATDTEQVQALDLLMKQLNGWYPEFKRNTKWINGLLAAKAPVYLYIEPYLRGYVDHLRGFTEVADWHALPTAGPAVIISDRTVFPKRAQTVQLIPRCNVLGIGCRKNVTIAQAQQAWLEFCQQEQLAWQSVAQIASIDKKAHEPALHYLAATFNCELTFYSAAELATAAEHYPQSAFVKKTVGVGNVAAASAEVASGQLALTPRFASQEMTFTLARLKQLQK is encoded by the coding sequence ATGAAGCAACGCTTTGCAATCGTGACCGTGACCGCAACTGGTCAAAAATTGGCCCAGCAGATCGCAGCGGTTTGGCCACAACCAGTTACAATTTATGCGCCGGCCAAAATTGCGCTAGCACCGACGCAATCAATTGCCCGTGGCGAATTTAGCACGGTGTTGCAACGGCTATTTAAACAAGTCGATTGTTTGATCTGTATTATGGCTAGTGGCATTGTTGTGCGAACGTTGGCGCCGGTGATCGAAGATAAAACCACTGATCCGGCGGTGTTAGTTTTGGATGAACAAGGCCAACACGTGATCAGTTTATTGTCCGGCCATATTGGTGGTGCCAACCAGTGGACCAACGAACTAGCAACATTGCTAGTTGCTGATCCAGTGGTGACTACGGCAACTGACACTGAGCAAGTGCAAGCGCTGGATCTACTCATGAAGCAATTAAATGGTTGGTATCCGGAGTTTAAACGCAACACTAAATGGATCAACGGTTTATTGGCGGCCAAGGCACCCGTTTACTTGTACATCGAGCCGTATTTACGCGGGTATGTCGATCATTTGCGGGGCTTTACGGAAGTTGCCGACTGGCATGCGCTACCAACGGCTGGACCGGCGGTGATCATTTCCGATCGGACGGTTTTCCCCAAGCGAGCGCAGACGGTGCAATTGATTCCCCGCTGCAACGTGCTGGGCATTGGTTGCCGCAAAAATGTGACCATTGCGCAAGCGCAGCAGGCCTGGTTAGAATTTTGCCAACAAGAACAGTTGGCGTGGCAGTCGGTAGCCCAAATTGCCAGTATTGATAAAAAAGCGCATGAACCGGCGCTGCATTATTTGGCGGCGACCTTTAACTGTGAGCTCACTTTTTATTCTGCCGCTGAATTGGCTACCGCCGCCGAGCATTACCCGCAATCGGCGTTTGTTAAAAAAACGGTCGGTGTTGGCAATGTGGCTGCGGCTAGTGCTGAAGTGGCTAGTGGTCAACTAGCGCTTACGCCACGCTTTGCTAGCCAGGAAATGACCTTTACGTTAGCGCGTTTAAAACAATTACAGAAATGA